The following proteins are encoded in a genomic region of Chloroflexota bacterium:
- the rpsO gene encoding 30S ribosomal protein S15 has translation MDKEKKTAVISQFQKQAKDTGSTEVQVALLTHRINQITEHLRDHKKDQISRRGLFTLVGQRRRLLSYLHRSDVDKYRSVVQQLGLRK, from the coding sequence TTGGATAAGGAAAAGAAGACAGCAGTCATCTCCCAGTTCCAGAAGCAGGCGAAGGATACGGGTTCTACAGAGGTTCAGGTCGCGTTACTGACGCACCGGATCAATCAGATCACCGAGCACCTCCGCGACCACAAGAAGGACCAGATCTCCAGACGCGGTCTCTTCACGCTTGTGGGACAGCGCCGTCGGTTGCTGAGCTATCTCCACCGAAGCGATGTAGATAAGTATCGGTCGGTAGTGCAGCAGTTGGGCCTTCGGAAGTAG
- a CDS encoding Lrp/AsnC family transcriptional regulator produces MKIDETDRKIISLLQEDARQSNAAIARDIGVSEATIRRRIRMLVEDGTLAIRAVPNPNKFGLNTSALIGIDVQPDQLEDTAKSLEDREEVQYLAVSTGRYDLICFVLVHTLEDLRTFLESYLSKVPGIRKTETLVVLDVKKRGSGRIG; encoded by the coding sequence ATGAAGATTGACGAGACCGATCGCAAGATTATCAGTCTCCTTCAAGAGGATGCCCGCCAGTCCAATGCCGCCATCGCCCGGGACATCGGCGTGAGCGAGGCGACGATCCGCCGGCGCATCCGTATGCTGGTGGAGGATGGGACGCTCGCCATCCGCGCCGTGCCCAACCCGAACAAGTTCGGCCTGAACACCTCGGCGCTCATCGGCATAGACGTGCAGCCCGACCAGCTTGAGGACACGGCGAAGTCGCTCGAGGATAGGGAAGAGGTGCAGTACCTGGCCGTCTCCACTGGGCGCTACGACCTTATCTGCTTTGTCCTTGTGCACACGCTGGAGGACCTGCGCACCTTCCTGGAGAGCTATCTTTCCAAGGTGCCGGGCATCCGAAAGACGGAGACGCTTGTGGTGCTTGACGTAAAGAAGCGCGGGTCAGGCAGGATCGGGTAG
- a CDS encoding CoA transferase: MPKICEGLTVLDVSQGMAGSLATMVLADAGAEVIKLEPPSGDSFRSHPASIMWNRGKKSAILDLKTSQGKTAFQSLAKTADVVVYSGMPDGDARLGIDYAALSKTNPGLVYCKITGFGPLKSLAHLKGYDAIVNAKTGRIHSFDKQLPKDGPRYAAVMCGSYGAAMHAIQGVMAALYARDKYGKGQKVETSITQGLFAYDWGWLGWQTARRSALPPAFVTGSPTPQYFVGRTKDGVWLQGSNSMSHLFVNFLVGMELSEVLAEERYLKLPNIPPGKDMEELYEKMHARMQEKTADEWMDIFVNKVDAACEPFRTTQQALDHPQVIHNGNVIELFDPAVGKTRQLGPIVKAADTPLEPQGPSPALGQHTQQVLDSIKARKPKVFANGRKMAKRPLEGVTIVEFATWFAAPFGTALLGELGARIIKFESLDGDSFRRWANTATKPMQGKNSIAVDLKQPEGQKIAHTFIKKADILMHNFRPGVTPRLGIDYETCKNLNPRLVYLYAGSYGSTGPMAHRPAMHPIPGAICGGALYQAGQGMPPPRDKKLVYKELREMSSALFQANEGNPDVSSALGVATGLLLGLYAREKTGKGQYLETTMIGSCLYAEADDAIQYAGKPERALADPQLNGLNALYRFYKASQGWVFLACPTEKEWHDLCEAIGKTALAKDPRFAAKEARRKHDADLVKELTPIFAQRTAAQWEVMLAEHGVACAEARDKDFADFSNTDPEMRSAGLWVETKHPSLDVYHRYSAPMTFSDQETVHGPTIYVGEHTQQLLKEVGYSDQQMNDLKQRKVVTWSTREADDEA; the protein is encoded by the coding sequence ATGCCGAAGATCTGCGAAGGTTTGACGGTGCTGGATGTCAGCCAGGGCATGGCCGGCAGCCTTGCCACCATGGTGCTGGCCGATGCCGGGGCAGAGGTCATCAAGCTCGAACCGCCATCCGGCGATAGCTTCCGCTCCCACCCCGCCTCTATCATGTGGAACCGCGGCAAGAAGAGCGCCATCCTGGATCTAAAGACATCCCAAGGCAAAACTGCTTTCCAATCCCTGGCCAAGACCGCCGATGTCGTTGTCTATAGCGGCATGCCGGACGGCGATGCTCGCCTGGGCATAGACTATGCCGCCCTCTCCAAGACCAACCCCGGCCTGGTCTACTGCAAGATCACCGGCTTCGGTCCCCTCAAAAGCCTCGCCCACCTCAAGGGCTATGACGCCATCGTCAACGCCAAGACGGGCCGCATCCACTCCTTCGATAAGCAGCTCCCCAAGGACGGCCCCCGCTACGCCGCCGTCATGTGCGGCAGCTATGGCGCCGCCATGCACGCCATCCAGGGCGTCATGGCCGCCCTTTACGCCCGCGATAAGTACGGGAAGGGCCAGAAGGTGGAGACCAGCATCACCCAGGGACTCTTCGCCTACGATTGGGGCTGGCTCGGCTGGCAGACGGCGCGCCGCTCCGCGCTGCCGCCCGCCTTCGTTACCGGCTCTCCCACGCCCCAATACTTCGTCGGCCGCACCAAAGATGGTGTCTGGCTCCAGGGCTCCAACTCCATGTCTCATCTCTTTGTAAACTTCCTGGTGGGCATGGAGCTTTCGGAAGTCCTGGCCGAAGAGCGCTACCTGAAACTGCCGAATATCCCTCCCGGCAAGGACATGGAAGAGCTCTACGAAAAGATGCACGCCCGCATGCAGGAGAAGACCGCCGATGAGTGGATGGATATCTTTGTGAACAAGGTGGACGCCGCCTGCGAGCCCTTCCGCACCACCCAGCAGGCCCTCGATCACCCACAGGTCATCCACAACGGGAACGTCATCGAGCTCTTCGACCCAGCCGTCGGCAAGACGCGCCAACTCGGCCCCATCGTCAAAGCCGCCGATACCCCCCTGGAGCCACAGGGCCCCAGCCCTGCCCTGGGCCAGCACACCCAGCAGGTGCTGGACTCCATCAAGGCGCGCAAGCCTAAGGTCTTCGCCAACGGCAGAAAGATGGCCAAACGCCCCTTGGAAGGCGTCACCATCGTCGAATTCGCCACCTGGTTCGCCGCGCCCTTCGGCACCGCCCTCCTGGGCGAGCTCGGCGCGCGCATCATCAAGTTCGAATCCCTGGACGGCGATTCCTTCCGCCGCTGGGCCAACACTGCCACCAAGCCCATGCAGGGCAAGAACAGCATCGCCGTGGACCTCAAACAGCCCGAAGGACAGAAGATCGCCCATACCTTCATCAAGAAAGCCGATATCCTGATGCACAACTTCCGCCCCGGCGTCACGCCGCGCCTGGGCATTGACTATGAGACGTGCAAGAACCTCAACCCGCGCCTCGTCTACCTCTACGCCGGCTCCTACGGCTCCACCGGCCCCATGGCCCACCGCCCCGCCATGCACCCCATCCCCGGCGCCATCTGCGGCGGCGCGCTCTACCAGGCGGGCCAGGGCATGCCGCCCCCGCGCGATAAGAAACTCGTCTATAAAGAGCTCCGCGAGATGAGCAGCGCTCTCTTCCAGGCGAACGAAGGCAACCCGGACGTCTCATCCGCCCTCGGCGTCGCCACGGGTCTCCTCCTGGGCCTCTACGCCCGCGAAAAGACCGGCAAAGGCCAGTACCTGGAGACCACCATGATCGGCTCCTGCCTCTACGCAGAGGCCGATGACGCGATCCAGTATGCCGGCAAGCCCGAGCGCGCTCTGGCCGATCCGCAGCTCAACGGCCTCAACGCCCTCTACCGCTTCTACAAGGCCTCCCAGGGCTGGGTCTTCCTCGCATGCCCCACGGAGAAGGAGTGGCATGACCTCTGCGAAGCCATCGGCAAAACGGCCCTGGCCAAGGACCCGCGCTTCGCCGCCAAAGAGGCCCGCCGTAAGCATGACGCCGACCTCGTCAAAGAGCTGACGCCCATCTTCGCCCAGCGCACCGCCGCACAGTGGGAGGTCATGCTCGCCGAGCATGGCGTCGCCTGCGCCGAGGCGCGCGACAAGGACTTCGCCGATTTCTCAAATACCGATCCGGAGATGCGCAGCGCCGGCCTGTGGGTGGAGACCAAGCACCCATCCCTGGACGTCTATCATCGCTACTCCGCGCCCATGACCTTCTCCGACCAGGAGACGGTCCACGGCCCCACCATTTACGTCGGCGAGCACACGCAGCAGCTCCTCAAGGAGGTCGGCTACAGCGATCAGCAGATGAACGACCTCAAGCAGCGCAAGGTCGTCACCTGGTCCACCCGCGAAGCCGACGACGAGGCATAG
- a CDS encoding methyltransferase domain-containing protein — protein MASFIVPENIEGYAARHTTPVPKLLQELTDETFRTMESPAMLSGQLEGTLLQYLISLSSAKRVLELGMFTGFSALMMAAALPPDGKLITCDVNPKAREFASRYFSSSPHGHKIEIRLGPALETMKTLQGPFDFVFIDADKPNYINYYERALDLLSPKGIIAVDNVLWSGRVLDPKDESSKAIAAFNDHIAKDKRVQVVMLTIRDGLSLIRRAPAASA, from the coding sequence ATGGCCAGCTTCATCGTCCCGGAAAACATCGAAGGCTACGCCGCGCGCCACACCACGCCCGTCCCCAAGCTCCTCCAGGAGCTGACGGACGAGACCTTTCGAACGATGGAATCGCCCGCGATGCTCTCCGGCCAGCTGGAAGGGACGCTCCTCCAGTACCTCATCTCCCTCTCTAGCGCCAAGCGCGTCCTTGAGCTGGGGATGTTCACCGGCTTCAGCGCCCTGATGATGGCCGCCGCGCTGCCGCCGGACGGCAAGCTCATCACCTGCGACGTGAACCCCAAGGCCAGGGAGTTCGCAAGCCGCTACTTCAGCAGCAGCCCCCACGGGCATAAGATCGAGATCAGGCTCGGGCCCGCCCTTGAGACGATGAAGACCCTCCAAGGCCCCTTCGACTTCGTTTTCATAGACGCCGATAAGCCGAACTACATCAACTATTACGAGCGCGCCCTGGATCTCCTCTCGCCCAAGGGCATCATCGCAGTGGACAACGTCCTCTGGAGCGGCCGTGTCCTTGACCCCAAGGACGAAAGCAGCAAGGCCATCGCCGCCTTTAACGACCATATCGCCAAAGACAAGCGCGTCCAGGTCGTCATGCTCACCATCCGCGATGGCCTCTCCCTCATCCGCCGCGCGCCTGCCGCCTCAGCCTAG
- a CDS encoding acyl-CoA desaturase, with the protein MKPTYERHPDRELLFIRISTLFLVIAPFAGVIWATVYSLNNGIGVKDLGILAGFYLATAFGVTVGFHRMLTHRSFDANPVVKAILLIFGTWSIQGAAIGWAAIHSKHHAKSDDVGDPHSPYWSESGKVGGWRGFFHAHMGWMLGGIRADPERYAKAQMQDPVIRFISKTAFWWAVLGMLLPFFIGGVSGFIWGGLVRVFLVHHVTWSVNSICHIWGSRDYSTGKDRSTNNRFVALLSMGEGWHNNHHAFPRSAYHGLTRWQVDFSAYLIRALRAVRLISNVYEVPKDVISARKSQAINRRAA; encoded by the coding sequence ATGAAACCCACCTACGAGCGTCACCCGGATAGAGAACTCCTCTTCATCCGCATCTCGACTCTTTTTCTCGTCATCGCCCCCTTTGCCGGCGTCATCTGGGCCACCGTTTACTCCTTGAACAACGGCATCGGCGTCAAGGACCTAGGCATCCTCGCCGGCTTCTACCTCGCCACCGCCTTCGGCGTCACCGTCGGCTTCCACCGCATGCTCACCCACCGCAGCTTCGATGCCAACCCGGTGGTCAAAGCCATCCTCCTCATCTTCGGCACCTGGTCCATCCAGGGTGCCGCCATCGGCTGGGCCGCCATCCACTCCAAGCACCACGCCAAGTCCGATGATGTCGGCGATCCGCACAGCCCCTATTGGAGCGAGTCCGGCAAAGTCGGCGGCTGGCGCGGCTTCTTCCACGCCCACATGGGCTGGATGCTCGGCGGCATCCGCGCCGACCCTGAGCGCTACGCCAAGGCCCAGATGCAAGACCCCGTCATCCGCTTCATCAGCAAAACGGCCTTCTGGTGGGCTGTGCTGGGCATGTTGCTCCCCTTCTTCATCGGCGGCGTCAGCGGGTTCATCTGGGGCGGCCTCGTCCGCGTCTTCCTGGTGCATCACGTCACCTGGAGCGTCAACTCCATCTGCCACATCTGGGGCAGCCGTGATTACTCCACGGGCAAGGACCGCAGCACCAACAACCGGTTCGTCGCCCTCCTCTCCATGGGCGAAGGCTGGCACAACAACCACCACGCCTTCCCCCGCTCCGCCTACCACGGCCTCACCCGGTGGCAGGTGGACTTCTCCGCCTACCTCATCCGCGCCCTCCGCGCCGTCCGACTCATCAGCAACGTCTACGAAGTCCCCAAAGACGTCATCTCCGCCCGCAAGTCTCAGGCTATCAACCGCCGCGCCGCCTGA
- a CDS encoding ABC transporter permease has translation MLLYLVAANLKMLFRNRQSIFWALLFPLIFVVVFGLFNLDETPTTKVLVVDYSRDQLSKSLVKSLDDIETLKMEEAADEAKARQDLRDGERRFLLILPQGLGEDVAAKRPVKITLIYDESSAVSAVIIGLVRRFVDGANLELADAQPLLNLESQGILSRQTGYFDFLLPGFIGLGVMTYSIIGLASNLAVWREKKIFKRLLATPLRIQTFFAAVIVSFLVLSLIQAAIILVSGMLLFDAHFYGNYFYLLVFVVFGNLVFLNLGFIVGAFAKTVSAASGLGNVVSLPMMFLSGTFFPTDTLPAFLRWLVQYLPLSPLLEGMRGIATDARPLWDFPQEMAILGVWIIVTAFIAVKVFKFR, from the coding sequence ATGCTACTTTACCTGGTAGCCGCGAACCTGAAGATGCTCTTCCGCAACCGGCAGTCTATCTTTTGGGCCCTGCTCTTCCCGCTCATCTTCGTGGTGGTCTTCGGCCTTTTCAACCTGGACGAGACGCCGACGACGAAGGTCTTGGTGGTGGACTATTCCCGGGACCAACTCTCCAAGAGCCTGGTTAAGAGCTTGGACGACATCGAGACGCTGAAGATGGAGGAGGCGGCCGACGAGGCGAAGGCGAGGCAGGACTTGCGGGACGGGGAGCGTCGGTTCTTGCTCATCCTTCCCCAGGGACTGGGGGAGGATGTGGCGGCGAAGAGGCCGGTGAAGATCACGCTGATCTACGATGAGAGCAGCGCCGTATCCGCCGTCATCATCGGGCTGGTGCGGCGCTTCGTAGACGGGGCGAACCTGGAGCTTGCGGATGCGCAGCCGCTGTTGAATCTGGAATCGCAGGGCATCCTGTCCAGGCAGACGGGCTATTTCGATTTCCTCTTGCCGGGGTTCATCGGCCTTGGGGTGATGACCTATTCGATCATCGGGCTGGCATCGAACCTCGCCGTGTGGCGGGAGAAGAAGATCTTCAAGCGGCTGCTGGCGACGCCGCTGAGGATCCAGACGTTCTTCGCGGCGGTCATCGTCTCGTTCCTCGTCCTTTCGCTCATCCAGGCGGCTATCATCCTGGTCTCCGGGATGCTGCTCTTTGACGCGCATTTCTACGGCAACTATTTCTACCTCCTCGTCTTTGTTGTCTTTGGAAACTTGGTCTTTCTGAACCTGGGGTTCATCGTGGGGGCGTTCGCGAAGACGGTGAGCGCGGCGAGCGGATTGGGGAACGTGGTCTCGCTGCCGATGATGTTTCTTTCCGGGACGTTCTTCCCGACGGATACGCTGCCGGCCTTCCTGCGCTGGCTGGTGCAGTACCTGCCGCTTTCGCCGCTCTTGGAGGGGATGCGGGGTATCGCAACGGACGCCAGGCCGCTATGGGATTTCCCACAGGAGATGGCGATCCTGGGCGTGTGGATCATCGTGACGGCCTTCATTGCAGTGAAGGTCTTTAAGTTTCGGTAG
- a CDS encoding ABC transporter ATP-binding protein, with product MECDFPMATQHAEHDIVVEGLTKRFGSLEAVKDVSFAVRRGEVFGILGPNGAGKTTALECIEGLQEPTAGKTRVLGIDTAAEPWKAKERIGVQLQASAYFDYLKLREILELFGRLYAKRLSPAELLEKVGLAEKIETPVVKLSGGQQHRFAIAAALVNDPEVIFLDEPTTGLDPQARRNLWEFIQRIHGEGRTVVLTTHYMEEAQFLCQRVAIMDRGRIVALDTPERLIKGLPVPYKVRIKLAEAQPPELFKGLEAVMNVQAEADGALTLASSDAARTLPALMAWSNANGRRIDHLEVVRGNLEDVFLTITGRGLRD from the coding sequence ATGGAGTGCGATTTTCCCATGGCGACCCAGCACGCGGAACATGACATCGTTGTTGAGGGGCTGACGAAGCGCTTCGGCTCGCTGGAAGCGGTGAAGGATGTTTCCTTTGCCGTGAGGCGCGGAGAGGTGTTCGGCATCCTGGGGCCGAACGGCGCGGGGAAGACGACGGCACTGGAGTGCATCGAAGGGCTGCAGGAGCCGACAGCGGGGAAGACGCGCGTCCTGGGCATAGACACGGCGGCGGAGCCGTGGAAGGCGAAGGAGCGCATCGGCGTTCAGCTGCAGGCTTCGGCCTACTTCGACTACTTGAAGCTCCGAGAGATATTGGAGCTGTTCGGCAGGCTGTACGCGAAGCGGCTCTCTCCCGCCGAGCTGCTGGAGAAGGTGGGGCTGGCGGAGAAGATCGAGACGCCGGTGGTGAAGCTTTCCGGGGGGCAGCAGCACCGCTTCGCCATAGCGGCGGCGCTGGTGAACGACCCTGAGGTCATATTTCTAGATGAGCCGACGACGGGGCTTGACCCGCAGGCGCGCCGGAACCTGTGGGAGTTCATCCAGCGCATCCACGGCGAGGGGCGCACCGTGGTGCTGACGACGCACTATATGGAAGAGGCGCAGTTCCTGTGCCAGCGCGTGGCGATCATGGACCGCGGGCGCATCGTGGCGCTGGATACGCCGGAGCGCCTGATCAAAGGGCTACCGGTGCCGTACAAGGTGCGCATCAAGCTTGCCGAGGCCCAGCCGCCGGAGCTGTTCAAGGGTCTTGAGGCGGTGATGAATGTGCAGGCGGAGGCGGACGGCGCATTGACACTCGCCTCTTCGGACGCGGCGCGGACGCTGCCGGCGCTGATGGCGTGGTCGAACGCCAACGGGCGGCGGATAGACCACTTGGAAGTGGTGCGCGGCAACTTGGAAGACGTCTTTCTGACGATCACCGGGCGCGGGCTCAGGGACTGA